The Musa acuminata AAA Group cultivar baxijiao chromosome BXJ3-6, Cavendish_Baxijiao_AAA, whole genome shotgun sequence region TGAGATCGTTCTCGATCGAATTTTTCAGCTGATCCGAActcatcgtcgtcgtcggcgAATCTGCCAACATCCTTTCCACCGTCAACATCATGTAGATAACAGCCTGCCACAGTTACAAACAGGAGGAAGCGTGATCTGTAAGGTCTGCTGCTGCAAAATGCTTCTACTTTCAACTGCTCATAAGCAACAAGTTGATTGAGATGACAAATTGACCTTGAAAAGACAGGGCCTGGCGTCATGCTTAGGTCTGACAGCGCAAATTTGCTCGCAGATATCTTTGGCCTGATGATAGTCTTTCTGCAATGAACGGGTTCATGTTACAGCAGAATATACGATGTTATTATGATGCGGGCAGCAGAATCTTCTGCTCACAAAACTTGAGGCGTGTTTGGCATTACTGGTAAGATCACATTAGTGTGTTCTTCTTTGTCTCTAACTCGTGGAGTTAAAACTGCATCCTTTCTCTCATTGGTTTCCCCTCgcttgaagaggaaggaagaaaatgtGATCATAAAACTGGATGAGAAGTATAGAGAATCGATTACCTTCCCGATGTATCTTTGAACTAGACAGATTCCTACATCGTACGTCCCGGCACTTGCAAAGCAATTTTCGGACGAGACATTAGTTGTTCCCATGGCTGAGAGATCCTGCCATCAGTAACAGGAATGAAATGCGTCATCAGTAATAGAACGACGAACTAGCTAGGAAAGTAACAGTACTGATGGCTTCTTGGTGGGAGATTCTACCTTCGTCCCGAATAAGATGACCCGCAGCGCATCGCGCGTCGCTTGCACGGTCATGTTGCAGGGCGTCGACGGATCTTGACTGACGAGCACATTCCTAGGCCCGCCGCCGCCTCCCGACGGCCCTTGAATGGGTAATGACCGGCCGTTGTCTTTAGTGGGCACAGTCCTAAACGTGCTCGGCAACGCCGGAGCGGCAGGTGCGCCGCGCGACAGGCCAACAGCAGCCAAGGCGCAAGCTGCGACGACGGCGACCCCGACCGCCGCCACTTTCGTCACTTTCCGCCCTCCGGAACGGCCCTTTTTGCCTTCGTCCTCCTCGAGAGGCGGTGGCCGCGGAGGAACTTGGGAGCAGGATACGCCATGATGGCGGCGCCACGACCGGGGAAAGCTGAGGTGGCGAACGGGTGCAAGGCCACTCGTGGGGTGGAAACCCACGAGGCAGCGCGTCCTCGTGGACGGAGGAACGATCGCGGCACGGAGGCAGAAGATGGCTTCCATGTGTCGCGGAGGTGATTTAGAATTAGCTTCCATGTGTCGAAGGCAATATATTACGAAGGCGAGAATAAAGCTTTCGTGCTGTTAAGCTACTGTTTCTTTTCTTGTTCTACGGGCAAGGAATGGACATCCTTTTGCTCAGATACCTCAAGTAAGGTATCAGCCACCGTCTTAACCCCTCATGCACAAATGGACTGCGCTCGTGCTGCCATTTCAAGGTGCAACTTGTTGACGGAGACTTTTGTAGCTGTTCATTGTGCCAATGGACAACCGAAGAGCATCAGAACACTGCAACCTTGAGGAAGAAATCGACGACGACTGCTCGTTTCGGTGTACTTTTTTCCCTTCCTCCTTTCTCTTTTATCTTTGCGTAAGCTATGAAATATTGATAGAGAGAGAAAATCATGTCAAGAGAGAAAGAAGATAATTAATGTAATCGTTCGTCAATTTGCCCGTAGGACAAGGatccaaaattgataattataagTTATCGTTTTTATCACTCACGCAAATAAAAAGCTAATGGAAGATTATTAGAGGCAATTAGAGATTgccttcttataaaatattttataaaatattctgtCCATCATGTATAAAAGCTCATCCTCAACACAATGAAAAATGATTACTTTTTGACTACTTGCGTTCATACTCGTCTAACTTGGGCAGAGAGATCGGATCAGTAAATCTCTCCCAACATCGATCATTGTGCATGTGGTACTTCAAGAGCTTAGCTTTTTCACTTCGAATCATATCGGGCTGACTAGGATGTTAACATCTTCTTGCCATAATATTTTTAACACTAGAAGGAGAGCTCAATATCACAAAAATGCTTATATGTCAACCCTCTCAATGAAAACTAAAATAAAGAGGTTTTGTCCCTCGACCCATAGCACTTTCACTCAATGGAGGCAACAACCATCCATTTTCCACGTATGGGTGCATCCACCTCGGCGCAAACGTCGATAGGATACTAGCATCTATTCAACGACCTAAGTCTCTCACTTCTAGGGACAACCCCAAGCCATCTACTCATCCCTACCGATGTGTTCTTAAATCTCACTCAACAAGTACAAATACTAACAAGCATAATACAAACTATCGCTCTACTTTTACCCTAGCCTAACTAGTAATGTCATTAGCTTAACTATGATCATAGGCTTAACTACCATTGGCATTGACACCCTTCAAAATTTTTTAGCCCGACGTGGTACCAATATCCCAAGAGCGCTCGAGACTCGTCGAACCATGAGCGAATGGGGCACTTAGATCCTAAACTATGAAATTCAACATATTACACCACTACTCTACCTTGTTTAAATCCAATGCCTATTTAGTGGATTCTACAAAGAATTCCTTGTGGGTCCAATTATGATATATTTATCAAGGTTAGGAGAAGATGCGATAAGGATTCCAATAATAAAAAGGGGAAGCAATGATCGATCCTACCTTAGGTCAGTCACTGTTCACCCAAAAAATCCATAAGATATCGATTATTTAACTTTCACCTCCTATCCTTCGAGGCTTTCGATTGTAGTGTTGACCCAACAAAGCATATCATAGTTTTTTATACCTAAATAATATTATATGGTACTTCGGACATCCTAATGTATCACACATTTCTTACCATGATAAGAGACCCAACAATGAGAATGATATGCTCACCTAAAGTCATTGTTTATTTGTTCTTTTGCAAAAAGATTCGGTGGTAAGTTCAAACTTTACTTCCTAAGGAAAGTATATCCATGGTCATCAATGACAATACTCCTAAAACTCAAGCAAAGAGAGGAGGAAATACTTGCATATTTTGTCGCTCAATTTATGAATGAGATCCGAGGTATGGTAGATGCATATCTGTCATACATAATATAAACTTCTCTCACCTCATGCATATCTATCAGAGATTATCTGTAATCATACTAAAGACACTTCAAAAAGTCAATCAATATATTATTATCGAGACATTAGTCTCAAGAAAGCATGAGGAATCACACAAGATGCTAAAGTAGGAGCAACCACAATCCACCCCGATCCTGAGTTCATCACGATGAAAGATAAACGAACGACTCGAGGTATCTCGTCTAAGGTCCAAGTTGACCCCCCTAAATATgactaaaattaaaaattttctatAGATAAAAGAGAATGAGCTCTTAAAAGATCCTCACTTGATGAAGACCTCATTGGTGAAAAGAGATAGGTCCAAACACAACAGTTCTATTGGGATTACAGCTACAACATAAAGGACCTACACCCTCATCTTAGAGGTTAATGGAGAaacaattgatatcatcattTGTAAACCCATCTCGAGGAGAGATAACTCATTGGGTTATAAGGATTATGCCCAAGCTACCATTAAAAAACACCCAAGGATGAAGGACATGTTAGGAAACCTTAGAGATCATCGCATATGCAAcgaaaaataaatacaaaattgGTTTCCTAAATGAAAAATATTAGATTGCCACGAGATGACCAGGAGCGTAAAACTCAAAATCGAAAAAACTACGTTAAGAGTGAGATATTCTCACataggggagatcgtatatcctctaAACCATATATCTTAGTTTGTAGGTGAAAGAGCTCTCACAAACTCTTCTCTattgatgatccacacagtagacgCAGCAACGATGTATCTCCTCGCATAGCAGGTTCTCTCTTTGTGATCGCGTACAATCACACATTAGTAGTTAAAAGAAAGGGTGGCCCTCTTTCTGTTTTCTCACACCAAGGAGGGGCTCACGGTTGAAGGagagatgaggagaaggagatagGTGGCCGATGACTATAAAATCTAACCTATAACTCATAAAGCCtcaactcctatttatagaaagcTCCAActgttaactctaatggatctgccttagtgggtattggatctatatccaataaccactagcttaatggatattggatccATATCCAATAACCATTagcttaatggatattggatccCTATCCAATAAACACTCTAAGCTCTATTGGGTCTTATCTAATAGATCCATTGaaacaggagcttattggatatctcatatccaatctTATATTCATTGCATTGTCCACAATATGTGTATAACTCTCTAGACCTAatacgagctggtcgtgagttgtGTTAGTTATAGGTactctacaagctaatcacgtgagtgatgacactgaTAACGTACTgcgacaatctttttgcttattattattgatattttattatatatcattAGATATATATTGTAATATCCTTAGATTTATGTACTGAGAaccggatcgtaatgagatcatgataatgagatctatTCGTCTTTAAATACAGACCTTTAatcatctcggtcataggttacacaAGAagaacattgagataaccggatagatcgatgcattatatattcatttatatgatggaggcgactaATCTCATAGTCACTCGTATGAGAACACTAAAGGTATTGTACAAGTACTCATTTgataataagttcactgattgatccacttatagaatgttgaatggttaatGATATATGATGTTAGACACTGATTTCGTAGTCAAAGTTGTGtgtttgatccttagacttgaaacactaaAGATATCTTGTATCAGTATTTTATTCTTTGACATTGGACTTATATATTTGAAAGTTTTAGATATAATATAGTCGATAATTAAAAATGACAGTTaatcttaaaaaataattaaattcaaCAAAGAATCATCGCATAATATCCATTGAATTATTATCTACGTAGATACCACTGTAGCTTGATTGCCTTGCGGTTTGTGTCACTTCCGGCCCACCTGTGTGTCCATGAGCACCTTCAATAACAAGTGGGGTAAGAATATGCGTAATTAGTGAAGTACCGAGGCGGCACCTTCCGTAAATGGAATGGTGAGCATGTCGGAGATGGGCGCCGCGAAGGAACATAACCGTCTGCTCCGGGCCAGGCGATACCGCTTTTTGTAGTGGGCCTTTGTGCTTCCCTTTGTGGGCGCCTTTGCCAAAAGCAAGGCGATAAGCCGATCTTCGCCTAACTTCTTTCGACCCTTCCTTGCCAACCCTCCGCCCGTCCCGCTCCGCTTCCGGGGACAGAAAGGAGACCTCCAGAAAGGTCGCCTCCATCCTCCGGCTTCAATCCCTCTGCTCTTCTCCTCTCGGTCGGTCCCCAAGATTTGTCTCATTGTGAGTTCAAGAGGGTTCTAGAAACCCTCCTGCGCTGCCATCTTTCCCCTGTTCTCGTTCCCTTTTCTCGCGGTTTATCGGCTCGAGTTCTTGAGGTTTCTTTTGCTGCGTTGTTTCGGATGGTCTTGTTTCGGTTGAGGGTGTGGGGTCTGTTATGTTTCTGTTGCTTTTTTCTTGTCCCCGAGAGGTTTGATTTTGCTTCGCGGTGCGGCGACGAGAGTTATGCTTGGCTTTCTTGCTCTTAGGGTTGTTGGTGGTTCGTTCTGAGCAGTGGAAGTTCTTGTTATGGATACTTCATATGCAGAGGAATGCGGTTATAGTGATCTTGATGAGGTTATCGAGTTTAGATTTCCTTGGAGGAAGCAGAGGATGAAACCAGCGAGTTTGTTAGCTTGTTGATGTTTGATGGTGGAAGATGACTTGAGAACGAAAGAGAGGCCCCAAGGACGGTTACCTCCTTCCACCGATTTCAAACCCTCTTCTCTACTATATCGGGGTTTCAATTTCGTTCGTTCTTCTCCAAGATTTGCCTCAATGTGagttcaagaaagttcaagaaacaCTCCTCCGCGGCTTCTTTCCCCTGTTTTCGTTCCTTTTCTTTCGGTTTATCAGTTCGAGTTCTTGAGGTTTCTTTCGCTACATCCTTCTGTACAAGTGTATTTAGAAGATGTTTATTTAGCTTGCCTCAACAAATTGTGTATTTGACCTAAATAATTGTGCTTTTTATTGTTTACTTTTACAAATGCAGGCCAGTAAATTTGACTTAACGGTGATGATTTCATTTTCATATTCTAATTATCCTTGGCTATGTTTTCTTGAGCCTGTTCTTGTAAAGCATGTTTTGGATTGATTTCTGGATCATGGTTCTAAATTTGTAGTAATTGTTTTTGGGTTAGGTCCAAGACAGGTATGATGTTTACCTTTTATTATTAGTCTTGTGCTCCTACTTGCATAATTTTGAAGCATCAGCATATTGACAATCTTTGATAACCTTAAAAAGGTCAAAATGACTTTTCAGTCAAGGACATGGCTATCCAATGGTACACTTTTCATGCTTTTAACCTAATTGATTCATCTGTGATTCTGGCAGCTTCCAATTCAAAGTTGACAGGTTATCATGTTTCTACATTTCCTACTCAAGCCAGATCAGTTCCTCCCGGTTTTCATCCTCAAGTTGCCGATGACATAATAGATCCACCGCAACTTAAGCTTTCAAAATCTGTTAACTCTTTCATCTTGCTTCATATAGTAGGAAATAGACATTCTTGTCATGCTTGTTGTAGAAGTTAGCATGCTAGAACAGTAATAACCATGTAAATGTTATCATTCAAAATGCAGGTTCTGGTCTTAACCCTGATTTTGATGGGTGTGGTCATTTAAGTTCCCTTCGGGAGTTAGAAGCAAGCAACAACTATGGTCATCTTGAGATAAATTGTCCGTCTACAACTGCAATTTGTGGTGACAATTTCTTGCAGTCAACTCAGCTTCTTTCTCCTCATTGTCGACCTAGTAGAGCTGATTTTGGCAGAAGCAAAACGACGTTATCATATTTGGCTGATAACTCACATGTATCAAATGAAAGCAGAGCTTCTGTCATGGATTACATGTCTTGGCAAAACAGAATGAACATTTGCAATGCTCCCCGGGGATCTTGTAGTATGGGCTGTTACACTGGAAGAGGGTCCAAGGTCAGGGAAGGAAGTTTGTCTGATATTCTAAATAGCCTTATTCCTGGATCAAAATATGGATCTCTCCGATGAACATGATGTCTGCATGATTTACATGTCTAGTTATTGTAGTATCTCAAGTTGTGCACCAAATTATTGGAGTTGATATAGGTTTTGAAGTACATCAACTTgtgcatcgtcgtcgtcgtcgtagtGCTTGTGATCTTCAGCTGAAGCAATGCCAGCAGATGTCTCTTATTTTTCTGTTGAACTGTGGCCATGAGAGCTAGAATCACCATACCAGGGAGTGTTGGTTTGTTCCAAAGTTGATGATGTCCTCTTGAACTTAATGTGATGGTAAGGTGATTTCTGTTTGAATTCTTTGGTATTTTAAGAATTCGTTTGTTGCTAAAGATTTGACCATACTTGATTAATTTCCAAATAGTTACTTAGACTTGTATCTATGCATTCTGGTGGCATTTTATCAGTCTCATCATCTACTGTGACCTAATTGCATTTCCTGATGAGCTATCTACATCCTGCAGGACTATATGCAAAGGCAAGTAAAAGATTAAACTGGTGGTATGGATTCAGAGGGAGATGCGCTGTGAAAGGTAAATAAACTCGAATGCTttcagctgcagctgcagctgtgtACCAGCTTGGATTATATTACGGATCACAAAACTTTTGCTTGCAAGTTATGATGATATGGGGGATTTGGTTCAATATTTTTTGAGTTAACCAAGTGTTGCTGTGTCTCTCCGCCAAAAGGGTATCATCACCACCTTTCGTCAGCACGAGCATGGGAATCACCCCTCTCACATTCATTTGGTGTCTTCCCGCGTTTAGGTACGTCATAAGCTCTCACCATTCATTTCGTCAGCGTTGTAATAAAggcaaataaaaataaagatacagcaaAACCACGACTTCTTCGGTTCGGATAAAAgctaaacaacaacaacaaatatttTTGATGTGACGGGTTCTCACGGATAGGGCACACCTACAGTTTGGCAGAAGATCGAAGGGCTTTTCTTTGGTTGAGATGATGTATGATTTATATTTCTTTATAGTCCCGTAGGTGAACCTTCGTTGCTCTTTCCCTTACTGTAGATTAGAGTAGTAATGAATCTATGAGCTttgaacaaagaaaagaaaaatctaaaTGCCCCACCAAATATCcgtgagaaaaaaaaagacatcTTCACAAGATTACTTCCATATAATATACAAAATTCTCACCTAATCTAAGATTATACAACTTTCGTAATGAAAATATCGTAATCATGATAATGCGTGCTTACGTGTctgaaggaaccacaaatcttatTGCTTTAGGTCAAAGCAAATTATATATGTTTAGATATATAAATCTTCTCAAAGAAACTAATTGCACTGTTAAAAGTCAATGTCTTACCTGCTCCAGGTGATAAGATCAGTCCAACATCTCTATTTTAATATAGATGAACACGAGTCATTGGCCGTTTCTTTCCTAGATGGAGGGAGCAAATAAAGGGGAGAGAAATATAAATATCTTTTCTCTTTAGACCACCTTATTCCATGTGACATCTTAAGTCGTGCAATAATATATCATTCTTTTGTACATTGTTGTGAATTCGAAATATTTTTATGAGATAAATCTCTCTCTAGTCTATTTATATTTCTTCATCGCATATATGAATGAATATATGATGCATACCGTTCAAATCGAGTTTGGAATCTCAAAGAAGGCCTCACAAAAGGGAGCAGAGCAGCCGCCCCCCCAAGGATTTAGCTTTTATTGTGATAATTACAACATACAAAGATCCCCACTAGTGTTGCGACTCCTTACGGcataatacatatatacatatatcacacATGCACACAGGAGAAGATTGCAGCAAGCAAGTGCTGCTGCTACATGACGGAGCAAGCAGTAGGGTTGTCATCGCTGAAGCGAGCGCGAGCGTCGTCTCCGATGATGTGGGTTTGTGCCGGCTCCTGGTAGTAGCCATGCAAGCTGGAGTCGTCGTACCCGTGCTTGTGGTAGTTGTAAGACCGCGGAGCGACGTTGAAGAGGAGACGGTGAGCCGGCGTCGGGTGCTGCAGATGGTAGTACTCCTGCGCCTGGACGTTGGTCTCCGCGTTCAGAGGATACGGGCACAGCACCG contains the following coding sequences:
- the LOC135640848 gene encoding uncharacterized protein LOC135640848, which codes for MEANSKSPPRHMEAIFCLRAAIVPPSTRTRCLVGFHPTSGLAPVRHLSFPRSWRRHHGVSCSQVPPRPPPLEEDEGKKGRSGGRKVTKVAAVGVAVVAACALAAVGLSRGAPAAPALPSTFRTVPTKDNGRSLPIQGPSGGGGGPRNVLVSQDPSTPCNMTVQATRDALRVILFGTKDLSAMGTTNVSSENCFASAGTYDVGICLVQRYIGKKDYHQAKDICEQICAVRPKHDARPCLFKAVIYMMLTVERMLADSPTTTMSSDQLKNSIENDLKDLDKLIDKAKTSWEEYKDLGPFASEPTTDDGPQDTQK
- the LOC135641290 gene encoding heavy metal-associated isoprenylated plant protein 28-like, whose translation is MPMVEMWVHIDCPGCENKIRKALSKLQGVDAVEIDMAMQKVTVIGWADQKKVLEAVRKTRCTAVLCPYPLNAETNVQAQEYYHLQHPTPAHRLLFNVAPRSYNYHKHGYDDSSLHGYYQEPAQTHIIGDDARARFSDDNPTACSVM